The sequence below is a genomic window from Serratia nevei.
GTTAACGATCGTTCCCGGCTGCGGGCACAACGTCGCCTGCGTCTTTCCCGCCCCGGCGGCCAGGCAGGCGCTTTTCCCCATTAATGCAGACTAATAATAACGGCAATGAAATAAACCTTTGCCGACAAATCAGGCAATATCGCCGATAAAGCGCTGGCAATGCCGTTATTATTATGACTTAACATATTGCTATCATTTTTAATTCAAAATGATAATAATAAATCAACACAAAGCTGTTTCAGCGCAAATTTTAGGGGCATATACTTTTCTCACTACGAGGAGGTAGTTATGTTACGCGACCATTTAAAAATAAACGCCAGCGATACGCTGGAAAAAATCAGTAATATCCATTTGCAAAACCAGGGCCAGGAAGAGATCAGTGAGTTTGTGGTGAAGAACGCCGCCGGCCTGCAGATTGGCAAGGTCTCCGTCCACGATCGTTTCAGCACCCGACGCTCGTACCCCACCAGCTACCGCATCACCCAGACCGACATGAGCGGCCGCGTGGTGGTGGATGCCATGCGGGACTGTCTATAAGCGTAACCTCTCTCTGAAATAACGAACTAATCATATGATGATGGCAACCCTGTTTATTATTAAACGGGGTTTATCGCGTGGGAAAATTAATTATCGTCTTCGTTGCATCGTCGATAAAATAAAGCCCCCGCATTAGGCGGGGGCGATAAATAAATCGACTCAGTGTTTGATGATATACATCGTCTGGCTGTAGGCCACGTCTTCCGGGTTGGTGATCGGGTAGCCTTTTACCCACGGTTTGATCAGGCGGCCGTTGGTGTACTGGTAAATCGGCGCGATCGGCGCCTGGTCGGCAATGATCTGCTCCATCTTGTTGTAATCGGCGGTCACCGCCGCCGGATTGGTTTCCCGCCCCGCCTGCGCCAGCAGCTTGTCGTAGTCCGCGTTCTTGAACTTGGCGATGTTGCCGCTGTGGGTCGAGGTCAGCAGTGACAGGAAGGTCGACGCTTCGTTATAGTCACCCACCCAGGAGGCGCGGATCACGTCGAAATTGCCGGTGTTGCGGCTGTCGATATAGGTTTTCCACTCCTGGTTTTGCAGCTTGACGTCAATGCCGAGCTTCTTCTTCCACATCGAGGCCACGGCGATGGCGATCTTCTGGTGGCTTTCCGAAGTGTTATACAGCAACGTCAACTTCAGCGGGTTGTTCGGGCCGTAGCCGGCCGCCTGCAGCAACGCCTTGGCCTGCGCGTCCAGCTCCGCCTGCGATTGCTGTTGCAGCAAACTCGCCTCCGGTTTGAACCCGGCGGTCACGTCCGGCGTGAAGTGATAGGCCGGTTTTTCGCCGGTGCCCAGCACTTTTTCCGCGATAATCTTGCGATCGATGGCGTAGGACAAGGCCTGGCGCACCCGCACGTCGTTGGTCGGCGCGCGCTGGGTGTTGAACGCGTAGTAATAGGTGCCGAGCTGATCCGGTGTGTACACCTGCCCCGGAATGTCTTTCAGCAGCTTCTGATACATGTTTTTCGGGAAGGATTCGGTGATATCGATGTCACCTGCCAGGTAACGCTTGGTGGCGTTGGATTCCTGGTTGATGGGTACGAAAGTCACTTTGGTCAGCACGGTATGCGCATGATCCCAGTAATGATCGTTAGGCGTCAGCACCAGCTTCTCGTTCACCACCCGCTCCTGCAGTTTGAACGCGCCGTTGCCCACCAGATTGCCGACCTTGGTCCAGTCGTTGCCGTATTTTTCCACCACCGCCTTATTCACCGGGAACAGGCTGAAGTTGGCCGTCAGGCTGACGAAATAAGGCACCGGCTTGTCCAGCTGCACTTTGAGGGTATAGTCGTCCGGCGCCGACACGCCCAAGCGATCGGCCGGCAATTTGCCGCTGATGATCTGCTCGGCGTTCTGGATCCCCGCCAACTGCGCGAACCAGGCGAACGGTGACAGGTTTTTCGGCTCTACCAGCCGCTGCCAGCTGTAGACGAAATCCTTCGCCGTGACAGGGTCACCGTTTGACCACCGCGCGTCTTTACGCAGATGGAAAATGTAAGTCTGGTTGTCGCTGGTCTGCCAGCGCGTGGCGACGCCGGGGATCACTTTCCCGTTGGCGTCCTGATTGACCAGCCCTTCGAACAAATCGCGCGCCAGCTGAGCCTCCGGCAGGCCAACCGCTTTAATCGGATCGAGCGAGGCCGGTTCGTCTTTAATGTGGCGCACGATTTCCTGTTTGGCCGCCAGCGCGGTGCCCGGGGGAACCTGCGCCGCCATGGCGCTGCTCATACAGGCGCCGATCGCCGCCGCGCAAAGCGCCAAACGAAAACCTCGTTGCATTTTTCTTCCCGTCATTATGATGTTCCCCCGTTAACCATCTGAATTTTTTATCATATAGCACAAGATCCGTCCGGCCTAGCGCTCACGGCCGAGAAGTTGCAAAAAGTGCGATTCAGGCGATAAAAAACCCGTGCGGCGCAGGGCGGCACGGGCGGTGTTTGCAGCAGCGACCGTCAGTCGTACAGGTGGATGCTGTTGATGCGGTAGCTGAACTCTTCGCCTTCTTCTTCATCGAACACGGTGAAAAAGCCTTTCTCGGCCAGCGGACGGGCCGAAATATCGGTTTTTTGCAGCTGGCGCGCGTCGGCGTCGTCGTAGCCGTAATCAAGGTAGAAGACATCTTTCTGGTAATCGATATGCAGGGTGAACGGATAATTCGATTCGTCCCCGCGCCCGTCGTCGTTTTTCACCACGCCGAACCACTCCCCCTGACGGATCTGGTTTTCAGCGTCCACGCCGCACAGCAGCGTGATGGTGTCATTTTCATTTTCGCTATAGCTGGCGATGATTCTGGCTACTGGCATGTTAAATCCTCTTGCGGGTGATTGGCTTAGCACTGCCGTTAGTATAACAACAGCGTCAGGCCAGGTGCGGTTTAATTGGCGTTTTCACCGCCGCCGCGTCACAGATCGCGCAAACGCCGCACAATTGCGATGGGAAAGATGCCTCAAAGCGTAATACACTGAATAAAATGACAATGACTCTCGGCCTTTTACTCAGGGACAACACCATGACCGAACATCGACCGCGCAGTGAACGTGGCCAGTTGGCCGTCGCAGGAGAGAACTACGGCAGCTCGCTGCTGGGCGCGCCGCTGCTCTATTTCCCGGCGGCGGTCAGCGGCCCGGAGACCGGCCTTATCATCGCCGGCACCCACGGCGATGAGAGCGCCGCCATCGTGACCCTGTCTTGCGCGCTGCGCAGCATCGCCCCCGAGCGGCTGCGGCACCACGTGGTGCTGGCGGTCAACCCCGACGGCTGCCAACTGGGGCTGCGCGCCAATGCCAACGGCGTCGATCTGAACCGCAACTTCCCGGCCGCCAACTGGCGCTCCGGCGACACCGTCTACCGCTGGAACAGCGCGGCGCCGGTGCGCGACGTCAAGCTCTCCACCGGCGGGCGCCCCGGTTCCGAACCGGAAACTCAGGCGCTGTGTCACCTGATCCATCGCCTGAAGCCGCACTGGGTAGTGTCGTTCCATGAGCCGCTGGCCTGCATCGAAGATCCCGCCAGCTCGCGGCTCGGCGTTTGGCTGGCGCACAAGTTCGAGCTGCCGCTGGTGACCAGCGTCGGTTATGAAACGCCCGGTTCGTTTGGCAGCTGGTGCGCGGATCTGTCGCTGCCGTGCATCACCGCCGAATTCCCGCCGATCTCCGCCGATGCCGCCAGCGAGCGCTACATCGACGCGATGACCGAGCTGCTGACCTACCCGAATTAATCCCTACGGGGCGATATCGACGATCGCCCCGCATTCGAACGCCAGGCCCGGTTCGACGTCCCGCGCCAGCCAGGTCGGGCCGTCCAGATCGACGAAGCGCGCCGCCGGCGCCAGCGGCAAGGCGGCGGATATCGCCCGCGACGTACACAACATGCAGCCGAGCATGATGGCGAACCCTTGTTCGCGCGCGGCCTGCGCCAGCGCCAACGCCTCGGTCAAGCCGCCGGTTTTGTCCAGTTTGATGTTGACCATCTGATAGCGCTGCGCCAGC
It includes:
- the mpaA gene encoding murein tripeptide amidase MpaA yields the protein MTEHRPRSERGQLAVAGENYGSSLLGAPLLYFPAAVSGPETGLIIAGTHGDESAAIVTLSCALRSIAPERLRHHVVLAVNPDGCQLGLRANANGVDLNRNFPAANWRSGDTVYRWNSAAPVRDVKLSTGGRPGSEPETQALCHLIHRLKPHWVVSFHEPLACIEDPASSRLGVWLAHKFELPLVTSVGYETPGSFGSWCADLSLPCITAEFPPISADAASERYIDAMTELLTYPN
- a CDS encoding peptide ABC transporter substrate-binding protein; protein product: MTGRKMQRGFRLALCAAAIGACMSSAMAAQVPPGTALAAKQEIVRHIKDEPASLDPIKAVGLPEAQLARDLFEGLVNQDANGKVIPGVATRWQTSDNQTYIFHLRKDARWSNGDPVTAKDFVYSWQRLVEPKNLSPFAWFAQLAGIQNAEQIISGKLPADRLGVSAPDDYTLKVQLDKPVPYFVSLTANFSLFPVNKAVVEKYGNDWTKVGNLVGNGAFKLQERVVNEKLVLTPNDHYWDHAHTVLTKVTFVPINQESNATKRYLAGDIDITESFPKNMYQKLLKDIPGQVYTPDQLGTYYYAFNTQRAPTNDVRVRQALSYAIDRKIIAEKVLGTGEKPAYHFTPDVTAGFKPEASLLQQQSQAELDAQAKALLQAAGYGPNNPLKLTLLYNTSESHQKIAIAVASMWKKKLGIDVKLQNQEWKTYIDSRNTGNFDVIRASWVGDYNEASTFLSLLTSTHSGNIAKFKNADYDKLLAQAGRETNPAAVTADYNKMEQIIADQAPIAPIYQYTNGRLIKPWVKGYPITNPEDVAYSQTMYIIKH